One segment of Armatimonadota bacterium DNA contains the following:
- a CDS encoding sulfatase — MPRRRPNILMLAVDSLRRDHLSCYGYHRLTSPHLDRLAQRGVLFENMFSAYVPTTPGYSSMLTGRDVMATGQVSLRAKEPLDPAQPTLPEILREYGYVSAIIGFDGTFYRGFDHCEPVAAWCSWEDRPARKAENLNDKALPWLEQSSRSGQPWLLFLRHMDPHSPYLPPPPFDTMFYAGDPCDRKLPNTMKPPFAFKPFADYFKSWMPPRVRDISYVLAQYDAEIAYMDACIARLLTRLGELGVADDTLIVFTSDHGETLDEHDCYFDHHGTYEPTLMVPLVLSWPGVLPQGLRVPGTALLEDIVPTLVELLKLGKARKLPFDGRSLMPMMRGEAAEYRSEFYISECTWMRKRGWRTPEWKLIEALEPDFHHKPPLELYNLVLDPLELHNLAAQEPQIVDTLRARMMAWVERRVKETGKDDPILGYHIGTDRRIGSVATARKLQAR; from the coding sequence ATGCCACGTCGTCGCCCCAATATCCTGATGCTCGCCGTTGACAGCCTGCGCCGCGACCACCTGAGCTGCTACGGCTACCACCGTCTCACCTCGCCCCACCTCGACCGCCTCGCCCAACGCGGGGTGCTGTTCGAGAACATGTTCAGCGCCTACGTTCCCACCACGCCCGGGTATTCGAGCATGCTCACCGGGCGCGACGTCATGGCCACCGGGCAGGTGAGCCTGCGCGCCAAAGAGCCCCTCGACCCTGCCCAACCGACTTTGCCCGAGATCCTGCGCGAGTACGGGTACGTCTCCGCCATCATCGGCTTCGACGGCACGTTCTACCGCGGCTTCGACCACTGCGAGCCGGTCGCCGCCTGGTGCTCGTGGGAGGACCGTCCGGCGCGCAAGGCCGAGAACCTCAACGACAAGGCTTTGCCGTGGCTCGAGCAATCGAGCCGGAGCGGCCAGCCGTGGCTGCTGTTCTTGCGCCACATGGACCCGCACTCGCCCTACCTGCCGCCGCCGCCGTTCGACACCATGTTCTACGCCGGCGACCCCTGCGACCGCAAGCTGCCCAACACCATGAAGCCGCCGTTCGCGTTCAAGCCTTTCGCCGACTACTTCAAGTCGTGGATGCCGCCGCGCGTGCGCGACATCAGCTATGTCCTCGCCCAGTACGATGCCGAGATCGCCTACATGGACGCGTGCATCGCGCGCCTGCTTACGCGCCTGGGGGAACTGGGGGTTGCCGACGACACGCTGATCGTTTTCACCTCCGACCACGGCGAGACGCTGGACGAGCACGACTGCTATTTCGATCACCACGGGACCTACGAGCCGACGCTGATGGTGCCGCTGGTGTTGTCGTGGCCGGGGGTGCTGCCGCAGGGGCTGCGCGTTCCGGGCACCGCGCTGCTGGAGGATATCGTGCCCACGCTGGTGGAGCTGCTGAAGCTGGGCAAGGCCCGCAAGCTCCCCTTTGACGGTCGCAGCCTGATGCCGATGATGCGCGGGGAGGCGGCGGAGTATCGCTCGGAGTTCTACATCAGCGAGTGCACGTGGATGCGCAAGCGCGGCTGGCGCACGCCCGAGTGGAAGCTGATCGAGGCGCTGGAGCCGGACTTCCACCACAAGCCGCCGCTGGAGCTGTACAACCTGGTGCTGGATCCGCTGGAGCTTCACAACCTCGCGGCGCAGGAGCCGCAGATCGTGGACACGCTGCGCGCGCGCATGATGGCATGGGTCGAGCGGCGGGTCAAGGAAACGGGCAAGGACGACCCCATCCTCGGCTACCACATCGGCACCGACCGGCGCATCGGCTCCGTCGCCACCGCCCGCAAGCTGCAGGCGCGGTAG